In Methanococcoides sp. AM1, one genomic interval encodes:
- a CDS encoding site-specific integrase, whose protein sequence is MKHPPKYTGRNAEIIENYTEHLNLKGRKESTINTKLWKIYTFLINNDDIDLNTVVKEDIEKYLLERRKDKSERTYENDIKELRPFFNWLKPENSFFENIEVPPKRKTVPTNNPLDPKDIKKLLAACKTQRDRTIIAILYDSAARIEELIRLNVGDVVFDQYGAAITVNGKTGERRIRLINAEPEIKLWLNQHPYRDNPDKPLFVVERKTNGEFQRISIRRIQNMLKDRANNAGVNKRVNPHSFRHGRLTEMAKRGLGEMDMRVFAGWERSSKMPEIYLHISGKDVDDKILSIHGIETDTKKPEENKTLTPIECPRCHNKNPCDAKYCSHCSLVLDDLTAMDLEQYEGKMSELLVQFMQNEEARKIFEDLQKKD, encoded by the coding sequence ATGAAACACCCCCCCAAATATACAGGCAGAAATGCTGAGATTATAGAAAACTATACAGAACATTTAAATTTAAAAGGTCGGAAAGAAAGCACAATAAATACAAAATTGTGGAAAATATATACATTTCTAATAAATAATGACGACATTGACTTAAATACAGTTGTAAAAGAAGATATTGAAAAATATCTACTTGAAAGGCGAAAAGACAAATCTGAAAGAACATACGAAAACGACATCAAAGAGTTACGACCTTTTTTTAACTGGTTAAAACCAGAAAATAGCTTCTTTGAGAACATAGAAGTTCCACCAAAAAGAAAAACAGTCCCAACAAATAATCCATTAGATCCAAAGGATATCAAAAAACTTCTCGCTGCTTGTAAAACACAAAGAGATAGAACAATTATTGCTATATTATATGACAGTGCCGCAAGAATTGAAGAGCTGATTCGGCTTAATGTTGGTGATGTGGTATTTGACCAATATGGTGCTGCTATTACTGTCAATGGTAAGACAGGTGAAAGGCGTATAAGATTAATTAATGCCGAGCCTGAAATCAAATTGTGGTTAAATCAACATCCTTATCGAGACAATCCAGATAAACCATTATTTGTTGTGGAACGAAAGACAAACGGAGAATTTCAACGCATTAGTATTAGAAGAATACAAAATATGTTGAAAGACCGTGCCAATAATGCAGGAGTGAATAAACGAGTAAATCCTCATTCATTTAGGCATGGTAGATTAACTGAAATGGCAAAACGTGGTCTTGGTGAAATGGATATGCGTGTTTTTGCAGGTTGGGAACGAAGCTCAAAGATGCCAGAAATATATTTGCATATTAGCGGTAAAGATGTTGATGATAAAATATTGTCAATTCATGGCATTGAAACTGATACTAAAAAGCCCGAAGAAAATAAAACACTTACACCTATCGAATGTCCAAGATGTCATAATAAAAATCCATGTGATGCAAAATATTGCTCACATTGTTCATTGGTGTTGGATGATTTAACAGCCATGGATCTTGAACAATATGAAGGTAAAATGTCAGAATTATTGGTGCAATTTATGCAGAATGAAGAAGCTCGAAAGATATTTGAAGATTTGCAAAAGAAAGATTGA
- a CDS encoding DUF1801 domain-containing protein: MDNKVEAYIKKQRSPQKEIIGKLRHIILKTCPGIKEEFKMGVPWYEGKYYLVGLKDHVNIGFSIDGMSEEEKELFEGTGKTMKHIKIFSLKEINEDEIIKLLKVVKED, encoded by the coding sequence ATGGACAATAAAGTCGAGGCATATATCAAAAAGCAAAGGTCACCACAAAAAGAGATCATCGGGAAATTAAGACATATAATTCTGAAGACATGTCCTGGCATAAAGGAAGAGTTCAAAATGGGCGTTCCCTGGTATGAAGGCAAATATTACCTCGTTGGACTCAAAGACCATGTGAACATTGGCTTTTCAATTGATGGGATGTCAGAAGAAGAGAAAGAACTTTTTGAGGGGACAGGAAAAACAATGAAGCATATCAAGATATTTTCCCTGAAAGAGATCAACGAAGATGAGATCATAAAGTTGCTGAAAGTTGTAAAGGAAGATTAA
- the msrA gene encoding peptide-methionine (S)-S-oxide reductase MsrA, which produces MEKATFAAGCFWGVEENFSRVRGVASTKVGYTGGSMGDPGYYDVATGKTGHAESIEIIFDPEIISYEELLEVFWSIHDPTTKNKQGPDIGTQYRSAIFYHDEKQKKAALSSKKKQEDSKRYDSEIKTEIVPASIFYPAEEYHQMYFEKLRSN; this is translated from the coding sequence ATGGAAAAAGCCACATTTGCAGCAGGATGCTTCTGGGGAGTTGAGGAGAACTTCAGCAGGGTACGGGGAGTAGCATCAACAAAAGTAGGATATACCGGTGGTTCAATGGGAGATCCCGGATACTATGATGTAGCCACAGGGAAAACCGGACACGCCGAATCCATAGAGATCATTTTCGACCCGGAGATCATTTCATATGAGGAGCTGCTGGAAGTGTTCTGGAGCATACATGACCCCACAACAAAGAACAAGCAAGGACCGGATATCGGCACACAATACCGATCTGCGATCTTCTACCATGATGAGAAGCAAAAAAAAGCTGCCCTGAGTTCAAAGAAAAAACAGGAAGACAGCAAAAGATATGATAGCGAAATAAAGACCGAGATAGTTCCGGCTTCAATTTTTTATCCTGCAGAAGAATATCATCAGATGTACTTCGAAAAGCTGAGATCAAACTGA
- the msrB gene encoding peptide-methionine (R)-S-oxide reductase MsrB, with amino-acid sequence MEKIKRSDEEWKKLLTPEQYAILRNKRTEMPFTGKLLSNKKKGTYNCGACGQVIFASDKKFDSQSGWPSFYDVISSDRVELVTDDSHSMHRIEVLCSSCGSHLGHVFNDGPEPTGKRYCINSASLQFGEEE; translated from the coding sequence ATAGAAAAAATAAAGAGATCAGATGAGGAGTGGAAAAAGCTGCTGACGCCTGAACAGTATGCTATTTTAAGAAATAAGAGAACGGAAATGCCATTTACGGGAAAGCTGTTGTCAAACAAAAAAAAAGGAACATATAACTGTGGTGCCTGTGGTCAGGTTATATTCGCTTCAGATAAAAAATTCGATTCGCAATCTGGCTGGCCAAGCTTTTACGATGTGATCTCCAGTGACCGTGTGGAACTTGTTACTGATGATAGCCACTCCATGCATCGGATAGAAGTGCTCTGTTCCAGTTGTGGAAGCCATCTGGGACATGTTTTTAATGATGGACCTGAACCCACAGGGAAGCGCTATTGTATAAATTCTGCATCCCTGCAGTTCGGGGAAGAGGAATAA
- a CDS encoding Rieske (2Fe-2S) protein yields the protein MAEYIELCSTTDVPEGEMRSFATGDSEVMVVNLKGDFYGLDAICNHMGGKLVKGRLRDNLVICPVHRCRYDVTSGKVKRGAGFLVESLSGKCGDQKAYELKVEDGKVFVKI from the coding sequence ATGGCGGAATATATAGAATTGTGCAGCACAACTGATGTGCCGGAAGGAGAAATGAGAAGCTTCGCTACAGGGGATAGTGAGGTTATGGTAGTTAACCTGAAAGGCGATTTCTATGGTCTTGACGCCATCTGTAATCACATGGGAGGCAAATTGGTCAAAGGAAGGCTCAGGGATAACCTTGTCATATGCCCTGTTCATCGATGCCGTTATGATGTGACATCCGGGAAGGTCAAAAGGGGTGCCGGATTTCTTGTTGAATCGCTTTCAGGTAAATGTGGTGACCAGAAAGCATATGAGCTGAAAGTAGAAGATGGCAAGGTCTTCGTAAAAATATAA
- a CDS encoding mechanosensitive ion channel family protein — translation MDVLGLIPSWLSWDDAIILSVFLVIILTFLLAKLIDRLLKAYFVLASKKMNIDETTYGLVRRIIVAIVYFSGFLVVIFSNQSLRDLSIALFAGAGFAGIVIGMAAQNTLSNIIAGISLATFRPFRVGDLLTIHNEYGRVTDITLGYTKIRTWDNRRLNIPNHIISDEAIINWSIDDPSVNWTVEVGISYDSDIDLARSIMIAEARKHPKVMNYEQLLHYQPNKLSGEEISVLVTELGDFAVNLKLYVWVHDRSVAFDTGCELKEAIKKRFDAEGVEIPFPYRTIVYKKDLEESQHESAA, via the coding sequence ATGGATGTTCTAGGTCTGATCCCTTCCTGGCTCTCATGGGATGATGCGATAATTTTGTCCGTATTTCTGGTCATAATATTGACCTTCCTGTTAGCTAAGCTAATAGATCGGCTGCTAAAAGCATATTTTGTATTGGCCAGCAAGAAGATGAACATCGATGAGACAACTTACGGGCTTGTACGACGAATAATAGTGGCGATAGTCTATTTCTCCGGTTTCCTTGTGGTCATTTTCAGTAATCAAAGCCTTCGTGATCTGTCCATAGCTCTTTTTGCAGGAGCAGGATTTGCAGGTATCGTCATTGGTATGGCTGCCCAGAACACGCTTTCCAATATCATTGCAGGTATTTCCCTTGCGACCTTCAGGCCATTTCGTGTAGGTGACCTGCTGACCATACATAATGAATATGGTCGTGTGACGGATATTACGCTGGGCTATACAAAGATCAGGACATGGGACAACAGGAGGCTGAACATCCCTAATCATATCATAAGTGATGAGGCCATTATTAACTGGTCCATTGATGATCCTTCCGTCAACTGGACAGTTGAGGTCGGAATAAGTTACGATTCAGATATCGATCTTGCACGTAGTATAATGATCGCTGAGGCCCGTAAACATCCAAAGGTCATGAATTATGAACAACTCCTGCATTATCAGCCCAATAAACTGAGTGGTGAAGAGATCTCTGTGCTGGTCACTGAACTGGGTGATTTCGCGGTGAATCTTAAATTATATGTGTGGGTCCATGACCGCTCAGTTGCATTTGACACTGGCTGTGAACTGAAAGAGGCTATTAAGAAAAGGTTCGATGCTGAAGGGGTGGAGATCCCATTCCCATACAGGACCATCGTTTACAAAAAAGATCTTGAAGAGTCACAGCACGAGTCTGCGGCTTAA
- a CDS encoding class I SAM-dependent methyltransferase — protein MSAKGNDFGTIYGGKNYDIFATLLGFGHSFYERAVSEMPIENGMKVLDLGCGTASLDLEIEEKMEHTGKVLGIDISNNQLAYAHSKIKRTADEISLYKGTMDELPFKSGSFDMVVTSVAFCETNSEVRRSAIKEASRVLVTNGHFIIIDCARPRFSITSVMMLPFFMFKTNEDNWNNAYVEICEENSMTLEREAYLKSYIRCQIFKKQV, from the coding sequence ATGAGTGCGAAGGGTAACGACTTTGGGACTATATATGGCGGGAAGAACTACGATATTTTCGCAACATTACTGGGATTCGGACATTCCTTCTATGAAAGAGCTGTATCGGAGATGCCTATTGAAAATGGAATGAAAGTACTTGATCTTGGATGCGGTACTGCATCACTTGATCTTGAGATCGAAGAGAAGATGGAACATACCGGAAAGGTCCTTGGAATAGACATCTCAAATAACCAGCTTGCCTATGCCCATTCAAAGATAAAACGGACAGCCGATGAGATCTCCCTATACAAAGGCACTATGGATGAACTGCCATTTAAGAGTGGAAGCTTTGATATGGTGGTTACGAGTGTCGCATTCTGTGAAACAAATTCAGAAGTTAGGAGATCTGCAATAAAAGAAGCTTCCAGAGTACTGGTCACCAACGGTCATTTTATTATTATAGACTGTGCAAGACCACGATTTTCAATAACCAGTGTGATGATGCTACCATTTTTCATGTTCAAGACCAATGAAGACAACTGGAACAACGCTTATGTAGAGATCTGTGAAGAGAACTCCATGACCCTGGAGAGGGAAGCCTATCTGAAATCATACATCAGATGCCAGATCTTCAAAAAGCAAGTTTAA
- a CDS encoding fumarylacetoacetate hydrolase family protein has protein sequence MIGRFKHVDDVFYGNVSGDLVTSMDHESRTFELSELVVLPPATPSKIICIGLNYVDHAIELDMEIPTEPVIFMKPSSSMIGPGGKIVYPAMSHRVDYEAELAVVIGKRCRNISSEDAMDVIAGYTCFNDVTARDLQQKDGQWTRSKSFDTFAPFGPFIVPKEEFDPSDVNVSSFVNGEVRQSSSTSNLIFDIPHLIEFISGIMTLEIGDLIATGTPPGVGELQRGDIVEVKIEGIGTLTNEVV, from the coding sequence ATGATAGGTCGATTCAAACACGTTGATGATGTTTTCTATGGTAACGTCAGCGGTGATCTCGTTACATCCATGGACCACGAAAGCAGGACATTTGAGCTATCTGAGCTTGTTGTACTCCCTCCTGCAACTCCTTCAAAGATAATATGCATTGGTCTGAACTATGTCGATCATGCTATTGAACTTGATATGGAGATTCCCACAGAGCCTGTTATATTCATGAAACCGTCATCTTCCATGATCGGGCCGGGTGGTAAGATAGTCTATCCTGCCATGAGCCATCGTGTGGACTATGAGGCAGAGCTGGCAGTTGTGATCGGGAAAAGATGTAGGAACATCAGCTCGGAGGATGCAATGGATGTTATCGCAGGTTATACCTGCTTTAATGATGTGACTGCTCGTGACCTGCAGCAAAAAGATGGCCAATGGACACGCTCCAAGAGCTTTGATACATTTGCACCCTTTGGTCCGTTCATTGTTCCAAAAGAGGAATTTGATCCTTCTGATGTCAATGTTAGCAGCTTTGTGAACGGTGAGGTCAGGCAAAGTTCAAGCACATCTAATCTGATATTTGATATTCCACATCTAATCGAGTTCATATCCGGGATCATGACCCTTGAGATCGGTGATTTGATCGCTACAGGAACTCCGCCGGGAGTCGGTGAGTTGCAACGTGGTGACATTGTGGAAGTGAAGATCGAAGGAATTGGTACTTTGACGAATGAGGTGGTATAA